One part of the Flavobacterium johnsoniae UW101 genome encodes these proteins:
- a CDS encoding TM2 domain-containing protein, translated as METTKPESWNTPSGPKPENKKVVAGVLGILLGGFGIHKFVLGYTQEGIIQIVVTLVTCGAGSLIGFIEGIIYLTKTDEEFYQTYQVGKKGWF; from the coding sequence ATGGAAACTACAAAACCAGAATCATGGAATACGCCGTCAGGGCCAAAACCAGAAAATAAAAAAGTTGTTGCAGGTGTTCTTGGTATCTTATTAGGAGGATTTGGAATTCACAAATTTGTATTAGGATACACACAAGAAGGAATAATTCAAATCGTGGTTACTTTAGTAACTTGCGGAGCAGGAAGCTTAATTGGTTTCATCGAAGGAATTATCTACCTTACTAAAACAGACGAAGAATTCTACCAAACTTACCAAGTAGGTAAAAAAGGCTGGTTCTAA